One Castanea sativa cultivar Marrone di Chiusa Pesio chromosome 4, ASM4071231v1 DNA window includes the following coding sequences:
- the LOC142632309 gene encoding dof zinc finger protein DOF5.6 — protein sequence MGLTSLQVCMDSSDWLQGTINDESGMDSSSPSGDMLTCSRPLIERRLRPPHDQALKCPRCDSTHTKFCYYNNYSLSQPRYFCKTCRRYWTKGGTLRNIPVGGGCRKNKKVSSKKPNDQPNQNHLGSSSSSHNPTDLQLSFPEVQYSQYSNILGTNGTLGNPTFMEAKYNNNGMLENSIRPIDFMENKLEAIVGNSRNYDFMGNGDHLGMVGGLGDHLSGHSLAPHFGLCSPFGMSNIDGNSGTFMDTCQRLMLPYDHANDQDHNAMDVKPNTKLLSLDWQDQGCSDAGKDSFAYINGLGSWSGMMNGYGPSTTNPLV from the coding sequence GGCACAATTAACGATGAATCTGGAATGGATTCTTCCTCACCATCTGGGGACATGCTAACATGTTCTAGGCCCTTGATAGAGAGGCGGCTGAGGCCACCGCATGACCAAGCTCTCAAGTGTCCAAGGTGTGACTCAACGCACACTAAGTTTTGCTACTACAACAACTACAGCCTCTCTCAGCCAAGGTACTTTTGCAAGACTTGTAGAAGGTATTGGACCAAAGGTGGGACCCTTAGGAACATTCCTGTGGGTGGTGGGTGTAGAAAGAACAAGAAGGTTTCATCTAAAAAACCCAATGACCAACCCAACCAAAACCACCTCGGATCATCCTCATCATCTCACAACCCTACTGATCTTCAGCTTTCATTTCCAGAGGTGCAATATTCACAGTATAGTAATATACTTGGCACAAACGGGACACTTGGTAACCCTACTTTCATGGAGGCTAAGTATAATAATAATGGAATGCTTGAGAATTCCATTAGGCCTATTGATTTTATGGAGAATAAGTTGGAAGCTATAGTTGGGAATTCTAGGAACTATGATTTCATGGGGAATGGTGATCACTTAGGTATGGTTGGTGGGCTTGGTGATCATCTTAGTGGTCATAGTTTGGCACCACATTTTGGTCTTTGCTCTCCATTTGGGATGTCCAATATTGATGGGAATAGTGGGACTTTCATGGACACATGCCAGAGGTTAATGCTACCATATGATCATGCAAATGATCAGGACCATAATGCAATGGATGTAAAGCCAAACACTAAGCTCTTGTCCCTTGATTGGCAAGACCAAGGTTGTTCTGATGCTGGAAAGGACTCGTTTGCTTATATCAACGGTCTAGGATCTTGGTCTGGCATGATGAATGGTTATGGACCATCCACGACTAATCCATTAGTTTAA